In Deltaproteobacteria bacterium, the genomic stretch GGACCTGGGTGGATGAAGACGGGCTGGAGTTTGCCAAAAAGACCGGCCAGAAACTTACCTATGCCGGCCCGGCCGAAGAGGCCAAGATGCATGAGAGGATGAAGCCTCTGCTCGATGCCTATGTGAAGAGCATGAAGGAAAAAGGTCTGCCCGGTGAAGAGGCCCTCAAATTCTGCCTGGATTATTTAAAGACGGCCCCGGCCAAGTAAAAAGTCTACAACCGATCCGGGGTGGGTTTTCCCGCCCCGGATCAACCCTACTGCCCGAAGGAGAAATCCATGGATACCTGGTTGGCCATAGAACGAAGGATGTGCCGCTTTCTTCTGCTGATCGCAGGGGTGACCCTGGCCTTCATGCTCATCTTCACCCTGACCGATGTGGTCTTGAGGGCCTTTGGGAAGCCGATCGCCGGAGATTACGAGGTGATATCCTTTTTGGGCGCCGTAGTCGTCGGCTTTTCCATCCCTTACACCTCCTTACAAAAAGGGCACGTCTACGTGGATTTTTTGCTGGAGAAGATTTCCGTTAAGGCGGGAAATATCCTGCGGGTCATCACGCGCCTTCTGGCGATAGCACTCTTTCTCTGGATGGGCTGGAATTTCATCGTTATGAGTCTTGACCTTATCAAATCCAAGGAAGTCACGCCCATGTTCCGGTGGCCCTACTATCCGATTTCTCTCGGACTGGCCTTCGTCTGTCTGATCCAGTGCGTCACCCTTCTTTCCCAGATCATGGAGATCGCAGGAGGCCGTCATGAGTGAAATTTCCATCGGATTAATCGGCATTGCTGTTTTGATGTTGATGTTTTTGACCGGTATCGAACTGGGATACTGCATGGCCATTATCGGCTTTATGGGGCTGGCCTATCTGGGTTCGTTCATGGCCGCCTCCAACCAACTGGTCAAGGACTTTTTCGACACCTTCACCTCCTACGGCTTTACGGTCATCCCCCTTTTCGTACTCATGGGGCAGGTGGCCTCCAATTCGGATATTGCCAGGAAACTTTATAATTCGGCTGAAAAATTCGTGGGCCATATCCCCGGCGGTCTGGCCATGACCACCGTGGTCGGCGCCACGCTTTTCAAGGCCATGTGCGGCTCCACCCTGGCCACCTGTGCCACTTTTGCGGGCATCGCCATCCCCGAAATGACCCGGCTGGGCTACAGCAAGAAGCTTTCCACCGGGGTGGTCGCCTCGGTCGGCACCCTCGGGATGCTGATTCCTCCCAGCGTTCCGCTGATGATCTTCGGTATTGTCACGGAACAATCCATCGGCAAGCTTTTTTTAGCCGGCGTCATTCCCGGACTGCTGATCGCCCTGTTCTTCATATTCGTTATTGTCGGCTGGGTCAAAATCGATCCATCCGTTGCCCAACGGGCACCGCGGTCGAGCTGGAAGGGAAGGATGAAATCCTCTCCGGAATTCCTGTGGGTCGGGATTATCTTCTTCGTGGTCATCGGCGGGCTCATGAAAGGCTGGTTCTCCCCCACGGAGGCCGGAAGCATCGGGACCGGGGCGGTACTGATATTGGCCTACATCAAAAGGGTCTTCCCCTTCGGGAAACTGATCAAGGCCTTCGAGGAATCTCTTCGAACGGCCTGTATGGTGCTGGTTCTGATCGCCGGTTCGGTCGTCTTCGGCCATTTTCTGACCGTAACCGAGATTCCCAAGCTGACGGCCGATTGGGTAAGCGGTCTGCCTCTGAACCGGAACCTCATCATGATCCTGATCATCTTCATCTATCTGATCGGCGGTTCTTTCATAGATGACCTGGCCTTCATGATCCTGGCCACCCCGATTTTTTTCCCGGCCGTCATCAAGCTGGGCTTTGACCCGATCTGGTTCGGTATCATGATCGGCATTACCCTCATGATCGGCGTCATCATACCGCCGGTGGCCATCTCCGTTTTCATCGTCAAGAATATAACCGGCGAACCGTTTAAGGTAATCTATTCCGGAGTCTATCCCTTTCTCCTGAGTCTCCTGGCCTGCGCGACTCTCCTTTTCCTGTTCCCGGAGATCGCAACCTTTTTGCCCAATACGATCCAGTGACGGGATTTGATTTAATCAGGACTCAGATTTTCGCCGATAGCCGCAGATAACTATTCTGAAAATTGATCTCTCTCAATTTTACAGGCGATCCTTTATGACTCTGCCTCTATAACATTTTCTGTCTCCCCCAATACAAACCCTATTTTTTAAATCCGATTAAGGCTATACTGGAAGGGTATTCCGCTTCGCCTCTGGTAATGGAGAATCCCCTTGTTTAAAATAAAGCCTCAAGATATTCCCCGGCCCGTCCTGATACCCATCATTTTGATCCTTTTTTTAGGTCTCTCAATAGCTCACGCCCAGGAAGAGGGGGTGCCCTTTGAGATTATCGTCAAGGGGCTGGAGGGGGATGCCCTGAAAAACGTCGAGTTAGCCCTGACCCCTCCGGAAGGGATGATTAAGGGAAATGAGGTCGATAGACTGTTACTGGCCCTTTTTGAACAAGAAGCCCCGCAAAAAATCCGAGAGGCCCTGGAACCTTTCGGCTATTACCAGGCCCAAATCCAAACCTCCCTGGAAAGGCCGGCGAACCGGTGGCGATTGCTGGTCACCATCAACCCCGGCCGGCCGGTACGTATCTCTTCGCTTAAAATTGATCTCAACGGCCCGGGGGCCCGGGATGAAAAACTCCGCCGGGGGCTCCCCGAATTCCCGCTCAAAGAAGGCGATATCCTTCGACAAGACCGCTATGAAGAAGCCAAGAAGGCCCTCAGAGATAACGCCCTGGAGGGCGGTTATCTCCAGGCGGACTACGCTGTTCACCTCATCCGGTTGTCTTTAAAAGAGCATGCCGCCCAAATCGAATTAGTCCTGGAGACCGGCCCCCGCTTCTATTTCGGTGATATCCTTTTTGCCCCTCCTTTAAGCTATCCGGAATCCTTTCTGAGACGGTATCTGACTTTTAAAACGGGAAGGGGTTTTTCAGCCCGGAGACTGGACGAAACCCGGTTAAACTTTACCAACTCCGATCGATTCCGGGAAGCCATTGTCGAGGCCAATCCAGAAGAAGCCAGGGATTATCATGTCCCGGTCCGAATCCGTTTAACCCCTTCCAAACCCAAACGGTTTAAAATCGGTGTTGCTTACGAAACGGACACCGGGCCGGGGTTGATCACCCGCTATCAGGACCTGAATTTCTACCATCAGGGACACGAATTAAACACCGAACTGCGCCTCTCAGAAGGGTTTCAGGGATTGGCCGTCAATTACATCCTGCCAGGGACCGGAAACTTAGATAATAAAACAACCTTAAGAGCCGGCTTTAAAAGGGAAATCACCGATACCTACGACAGCCGATCCCTGTTTTCCCAATACGAATATGAACACAGTTTCGGCCGGGGCCGTTTGGGTGCCGGCACCCTTCGGTTGCTTCAGGAGGATTATTCGATCGTCAGTCAACAAGGTCTGTCTACTATGGTCATACCAGGGGCCCGTTTTGGACAGCGCCGTTATGATAACCCGGTGCGTCCCACCCGGGGGTACCGGTATACCCTTGAAACCAGAGGGAGTGTCCCTTCCCTGGGATCAGACGGCTCCTTTCTGCAATTCCTGCTCCAGGGGGATTCTCTGATTCCCCTGGGAGAAGGGTTTTCCCTTCTGCTCCGCGGCCAGGGTGGCACGACCTGGCAGAATGAACCCCTGGTAAACCTTCCTCCCAGCATCCGCTTTTTCGCCGGGGGAGACCAAAGCGTCCGGGGATACGGGTATCAGTCTCTGGGTCCTAAAGAACCTTCCGGCAAGGTAATCGGGGGCCGGCATCTCATCGTAGGCAGCCTGGAAATCGAAAAAGCCTTCTCCCCGGTCTGGGGTCTGGCGGCCTTTTACGATGTAGGTAATGCCTTTGATCAATTCCACCAGGTGGAGCTGAAACAGGGTGCCGGCCTGGGAATCCGTTTTTACACCCCGGTAGGGCCTGTCCGGATCGATCTCGCCCGCCAGATAGAGGAAACTAGTCCCCAGTACCGCATCCATCTTTCCATGGGGTTCGGATTATGAAGCGATGGATGTTAATCCTGTCGATCCTGGTTTTGATCCTGGGCCTTGCATCCTGGGGAATTTATCGTCTGACCTGGACCCCTGAAGGCCTCCGCTGGATCTTCAAAACCGCTTCCCGATATTCCTCACTCACCTGCTCGGCCGAAAAGATCAGCGGCCGGATGGCCGGCCGTCTTGAATTGGAGGGGTTGGAGATCGCCTGGCCTGAAGGTCGAATTCGGATCCGAAGGCTGCAAACCTTATTTGCCCCCTGGTTCCTCTTAAGGGGTCAGATGGTTTTTAGACAGATTAATGTCCATCAAATAGTCCTGGAAGATAATCGTGTTAAAAAGGAGCCCCTCAGCCTGACCCTCCCAAAAATCAATGTTTTTCTGGCCAGGGCCGGGATAGAGGTCCATTCTTTTCGCTTGGAGGCATTCACCTTCCGGCACATCGATGATGCTCCCCTGGTCATAAAAAGCATGGCCGGCCGCCTCTCCTTTCATCATGGGATACTGGCCATCAACCCTTTTTCCCTGGAAGGGGATCAAGGAGGTATTCAAGGAAGCCTGGGCTTGAATTTTTTCCTGCCCGGACTTCGGCTGGATCTTCAATGGAACCCCGCCAAACCCTTTCAGGGAATGGATCACCTGACCATCCAGGCCCGATTGACCAGTGGAAAGGGGCCGGAGCAGATAGCCGGTCCGGTATCCATCAAAAGTCGGTCAGGCCCCCTTGAACGGATTATTGCCCAAACCGAAATGGGCGTCTCTCCCCACCGCATCCATTTCCGGAAGGCCGAAATCCGGGAAAAGGGCCGGAAGGGGTTGGTCAAGGGACAAGGGGAAGTTGTATTTGACAAGGCCGGTCCGGCCATCCAGGCCCTTTTAACTTTGGAGGCGCTGGACCTTTCCGGAGAATTATCAACGGCCTCCAGTCTGTCTGGTCCTTTACAGCTTGAAGGGCGACTGAATACCTACCGGGGCACATTTGATTTAAAAAACGGGGCTGCCCCATCCTGGCAGGCCTTTCGTCTCATCGGATCTTTTCAAGGAAATCTGTCCGGGCTGGAGGTCCGGCTGGATCGGGGTGAATGGCTTAAAGGTTTACTTGATGGTCTGGTCGAAATAGGTTGGAATAAGGAAATTTCCCTTTCCGGATCGATCAGGGGCCGGCAATTGAACCCCGAAGGGTTCCATCCCCGCTGGAGAGGCCAGATCAATCTTAATGCTCAGGGCAGGTTCCTCCGGTCGGCCTCAAAGGGGAATCAGGGGAGCCTGATGGTCCACTTACTGGAAAGCCGGTTTCAGGGAAAGGCCCTCCAAGGGGAACTCAAGGTCCGGATGGAGAAGGATGCCTTACGGATCGACCGGGCCGATATAGTTGGACGAGGGTTCAGGTTTACCGGGCACGGGGATTTATTCAATCGTCTGGATTTTGAAGCCCTGGTAAGCGACCTGTCGATCCTGGCGCCGGACAGCCGGGGCTCTGCCTCTGCCAGGGGCTGGGCCAGGTGGAGGCAGGGACGGGTCGGAGGTGGGCTGACCCTGGAAGGAAAGGAAATATCCTGGGCCGGAGCCGAAATCCATGGGCTCCACCTGAAAGCGGCCCTGGACCAGGAGAAACCGGGAACGGCTATTGATTTAAAGGCCAGTATTCGAAAAGGGGTTTACCGTTCTTTTACAGCAAATCTCATTTCCGGGGAGGCCCGAGGGACTTTTACCCAACAGAAGGTCACCCTTGCCGTCCAAGGCCCGCAAGGGGCGATTCAGGCCGGTCTTGAAGGGGCCTTTCAGGAAAAACTATGGAAGGGAACGCTGGTTTCGTTTTCCGGGAGTTCGGTCCGGGAAGGGACCTTCAGGCTTCAATCCCCGGCCGTCCTTCAGATCGGTCTTGATCAATTTAAACTTTCCCCATGCATTTTAACCGGCACACCGGGGGAGAGTCTCAAGCTTTCGACCGACCTGGGTCTGAATCCCCTTACAGGCTTTCTGAATATGGAGTGGCAGCAGATAGAACTATCCAGAATAGGATCCTATTTAAGGCAGGCCCAGATCAAAGGTCGAACTACAGGATGGATTAAAACGAAAATTTCAGACCATGATCGGCTGGATCTGCAGGCCCGGGCTGACTTGATAGGCACCTTCTCGGCAGGCGGTCGCCAGATAACCCTGTCCCGGGCCGAACTGCGTTGGGATTGGGACGGCTTTGGACTGCGCTCTTCCTGGGACTTGAAAACAACCCAGGGGGCCAGACTTTGGGGCCAAGCCGCCTCGGAGGAAAAGGGCCGCCCGGCCTGGCCGGAGCGGGTAAAATGGACCGCCCGCTGGGAAGGGCTGGATATCAACCTGTTAAAACCGGAAATGCCTCCCGGCCTCCGGGTGGAGGGCAAGATCATGGGACAGGTTAACGGGGAATGGACAGCGGGTCCCCGGTTTCATCTGAAAGGCGGTATCCAGTTTGCCGGAGGGTCGCTGGCCTGGAAGGATGAAGGGGCCTCCTTTAAGGCCCGGATTAAAAAGGCGGATGTCGGCCTTGACTGGGCCGAAGACCGCCTGAAGGGGAATCTGGCCGTGGAGCTGGAAGACTACGGAAAGATCCGGGGTGACTTCCGCCTGCCCATCCCGGCCCGATTTCCCGTAACCTGGCAGTCCGCCGGTCCTTTGGACCTGCAAATACAAGGAAACCTCCGGGAGCGGGGTATGCTTACCGCCCTGCTTCCCGATGCGGCCCTGTCCGGCCAGGGCCTGATCCAGGGCAATTTATCGGTTAAGGGCACCTGGGAAAATCCGGCCCTGAATGGAAATTTGGAACTGAGCGAGGCAGGGGCCGACATCAAACCCCTTGGTATTCAGGTCCGGGAGATAAGCGCCAAAGGGACCTTTAACCAGGATCAGATCACTATAACCGATCTTAAGATGCGCTCCGGAACGGGAACACTGAACGGCAGGGCCATCCTCTGGATAAAGGATTGGAAAGTCGCCAGACTGCAGGGCAAGATCTTCGGCGATCATTTTCAATTTATTAACCGGCCCGGTCTGGAGGCCCAGGGCAGCCCCGATCTTGATTTTTCGGGCACACCCGGCCAATTGGTAGTCAGCGGGGTTTTGGCGATCCCTGAGGCCCTGATCTCGGGCGGACAACCCGAAGGGTTCAAACGGGCCAGTCCCGACGTCCAGGTCGTCGATGCCCCGGTCCGATCCCGGAAGGAAAGGGTTTTCCCTGTCCAGGGGGAGATCCGCCTCCTCCTGGGGCAAAAGGTCCGGTTGAAGGCCGAAGGGCTTGAAGGACTTCTTCGGGGAAATTTAACCGTGCCGTTTAAAAATAGCAAAGATCTTAAGGCCTTCGGAGAAATAGAGGTCGTGCAAGGCAATTATCTTCTGCAAGGGCAAAAACTCAACGTCACCCGGGGACGTTTTTCTTTTAACGGGCCTCCGGATAACCCAGCCCTCGATTTACTGGCCTTGCGCACCATCCGCAGTCGCCAGCGACTGGAAGACTGGGTGGATGAAGTCAAGGCCGGAATTGCAGTGACCGGCAGGCTGCAATCCCCTCGAACAAAACTCTATTCCCAACCTCCCCTGCCGGATTCGGATATTTTATCTTATATTTTGTTCGGTGAGCCCTTAAAACAGGGTACGGGCCAACAGGATCTGGCTTTATTGGGCAAGGCGGCTAAGACCCTTTTAGGTGGGCGGATGCAGGGCCAGTTGATCGGCAGATTGGACCTGGACACCCTTGAGGTCCGAACCGATAATAACGATCTTTCCCGTTCCGTGGTTACGGTTGGAAAGTATCTGGATCCCCGGCTTTTTCTCGGCCTGGGGGGATCAGTGTTCAGCAATAGTTACCAGGTCATCCTGCGCTATACCCTCACACCGCATTTGGAGATTGAAACCAAAGGTGGCACCCCGAGCGGTGGAGGGATTTATTTCAAGGTGGATTTTGAATAAAAGGCACGGCTGGTTTGGACGCAGATTTTCGCAATTTGATGAAATCGCAAAAAATCCGGGAGACCCCAATTACGTCATTCCTCGTAAAGCTTGTCCCGAATGTCTTAATCGGGGAACGGGAATCCAGTGTTTATATATGGTTACTCCTGGCCTGGATTCCCGCCTGCGCGGGACTGACGGGTTTTTACATGGTCATCAAATTTAAAATCCTGGCAATCTGCACGATCGGCTCTCTGCCGATCCGAGTTCACCACGATCGGCTCTCTGCCGATCCGAGTTCATCTGCGTCCAAACCTAAATTCTCTCAGGATTCCTTCCAGACCGGCTTTCTCTTTTCCAAAAAGGCCCTTAACCCTTCTTCCGCATCCTTGGTTTTCATCAATTCCTTTAGATAAATTTTTTCGATCTCCTTCAACCCCTGGGCCGCAGGGTCCATCAAGCCGGCATTAAAGGCCTTTTTAGTCAAGGCCAGGACTAGACCGCTCAAGGGCAAGTACTTGCCGCAGAATTTTGCCAGTTCTTCCTCCAGGCTTTCAGGAGGGACCACTTTATTAATCATTCCCAGCGACAGGGCCTCCTGGGCATTGAACGTTTCTCCGGACAGGACCAGTTCCAGGGCCTTTTTCCTGCCGGTAATCCTGGGAAAGATCAAAGCGGCAATGGGCGGAAAAACCCCTACCTGGATTTCAGGCTGGCCGAATTTGGCCTTTTCCGAGGCCAGGACCAGATCGCAGTACAGGGCCAGTTCACAGCCCCCTCCCAGGGCCGCACCCTGGATTGAGGCGATAGAGAGGGCTGGCAGGGCGTCCATACGCCTGAAGATCCCGTGAAAGACCTCGATCATCTCTTCCACCTGGTCCCCGAGATGTTCCGCTACATCCACCCCGGCCGAGAAGGCCTTGCCCTTGGCCTTAAAAAGGAGGAGTTTGATCTTCTCTTCCTTCAGGGAATCCAGGGCCTGATTGATCTCTTTCATCATGGCGATATTGAGTACATTAAGGGGTTCCCGGTTCAGGGTTATAATCCCCATTCCTTCTGTGACTTCCATTTGAATATGCTGGTAATTCATCGGTCCTCCTTAAAGAATAACATTAGATTTTTTCTCTTATTTCTTTTTCTTCCATAAAAAAGCTTCAATAAACGGGTCAATCCCCCCATCCAGGACTTCATCGACATTGCCGATATCCAGTTGGGTCCGGTGGTCTTTCACCAGGCGATAAGGGGCCAGGGTGTAGGAACGGATCTGGCTTCCCCAGGCGATGTCGGCCTGGCCTTCATGGATCTCCTTCTTTTTTTCTTCCTTCTTTTCCAATTCCAATTCATAGAGTCTGGATTTCAAGACCTTGAATGCCATATCCTTGTTGCGGTGCTGGGATTTCTCATTCTGGCATTGGACGACAATACCCGTAGGCAGGTGGGTCAAACGGATAGCTGAACTGGTCTTGTTGACGTGTTGTCCCCCGGCTCCGCTGGCCCGAAAGGTGTCGACCCGGACTTCGGCCTCATTAATATCGATCTGGATGTCATCTTCCACCTCCGGGTAAACAAAGACTGAGGCGAAAGAGGTGTGTCTCCTGCCCCCGGCATCAAAAGGAGAGATGCGCACCAGACGGTGAATACCGGTTTCGGAGCGCAAGTATCCATAGGCGTATTTCCCCTCGATGGTGAAGGTCACGCTTTTGATCCCTGCCTCGTCGCCGGGTAACTGATCGATAATTTCGGTCTTAAACCCCCGGCGTTCACTCCAGCGCAGATACATACGGAGCAGCATCTCGGCCCAGTCCTGGGCTTCGGTGCCGCCGGCACCGGCGTGGATGGCCATGATGGCATTATTGACATCCTCTTCTCCGGAAAGAAGTTTATTGAATTCCATCCGGGAGACCTGT encodes the following:
- a CDS encoding TRAP transporter small permease — encoded protein: MDTWLAIERRMCRFLLLIAGVTLAFMLIFTLTDVVLRAFGKPIAGDYEVISFLGAVVVGFSIPYTSLQKGHVYVDFLLEKISVKAGNILRVITRLLAIALFLWMGWNFIVMSLDLIKSKEVTPMFRWPYYPISLGLAFVCLIQCVTLLSQIMEIAGGRHE
- a CDS encoding TRAP transporter large permease, producing the protein MSEISIGLIGIAVLMLMFLTGIELGYCMAIIGFMGLAYLGSFMAASNQLVKDFFDTFTSYGFTVIPLFVLMGQVASNSDIARKLYNSAEKFVGHIPGGLAMTTVVGATLFKAMCGSTLATCATFAGIAIPEMTRLGYSKKLSTGVVASVGTLGMLIPPSVPLMIFGIVTEQSIGKLFLAGVIPGLLIALFFIFVIVGWVKIDPSVAQRAPRSSWKGRMKSSPEFLWVGIIFFVVIGGLMKGWFSPTEAGSIGTGAVLILAYIKRVFPFGKLIKAFEESLRTACMVLVLIAGSVVFGHFLTVTEIPKLTADWVSGLPLNRNLIMILIIFIYLIGGSFIDDLAFMILATPIFFPAVIKLGFDPIWFGIMIGITLMIGVIIPPVAISVFIVKNITGEPFKVIYSGVYPFLLSLLACATLLFLFPEIATFLPNTIQ
- a CDS encoding outer membrane protein assembly factor, encoding MFKIKPQDIPRPVLIPIILILFLGLSIAHAQEEGVPFEIIVKGLEGDALKNVELALTPPEGMIKGNEVDRLLLALFEQEAPQKIREALEPFGYYQAQIQTSLERPANRWRLLVTINPGRPVRISSLKIDLNGPGARDEKLRRGLPEFPLKEGDILRQDRYEEAKKALRDNALEGGYLQADYAVHLIRLSLKEHAAQIELVLETGPRFYFGDILFAPPLSYPESFLRRYLTFKTGRGFSARRLDETRLNFTNSDRFREAIVEANPEEARDYHVPVRIRLTPSKPKRFKIGVAYETDTGPGLITRYQDLNFYHQGHELNTELRLSEGFQGLAVNYILPGTGNLDNKTTLRAGFKREITDTYDSRSLFSQYEYEHSFGRGRLGAGTLRLLQEDYSIVSQQGLSTMVIPGARFGQRRYDNPVRPTRGYRYTLETRGSVPSLGSDGSFLQFLLQGDSLIPLGEGFSLLLRGQGGTTWQNEPLVNLPPSIRFFAGGDQSVRGYGYQSLGPKEPSGKVIGGRHLIVGSLEIEKAFSPVWGLAAFYDVGNAFDQFHQVELKQGAGLGIRFYTPVGPVRIDLARQIEETSPQYRIHLSMGFGL
- a CDS encoding translocation/assembly module TamB domain-containing protein, encoding MKRWMLILSILVLILGLASWGIYRLTWTPEGLRWIFKTASRYSSLTCSAEKISGRMAGRLELEGLEIAWPEGRIRIRRLQTLFAPWFLLRGQMVFRQINVHQIVLEDNRVKKEPLSLTLPKINVFLARAGIEVHSFRLEAFTFRHIDDAPLVIKSMAGRLSFHHGILAINPFSLEGDQGGIQGSLGLNFFLPGLRLDLQWNPAKPFQGMDHLTIQARLTSGKGPEQIAGPVSIKSRSGPLERIIAQTEMGVSPHRIHFRKAEIREKGRKGLVKGQGEVVFDKAGPAIQALLTLEALDLSGELSTASSLSGPLQLEGRLNTYRGTFDLKNGAAPSWQAFRLIGSFQGNLSGLEVRLDRGEWLKGLLDGLVEIGWNKEISLSGSIRGRQLNPEGFHPRWRGQINLNAQGRFLRSASKGNQGSLMVHLLESRFQGKALQGELKVRMEKDALRIDRADIVGRGFRFTGHGDLFNRLDFEALVSDLSILAPDSRGSASARGWARWRQGRVGGGLTLEGKEISWAGAEIHGLHLKAALDQEKPGTAIDLKASIRKGVYRSFTANLISGEARGTFTQQKVTLAVQGPQGAIQAGLEGAFQEKLWKGTLVSFSGSSVREGTFRLQSPAVLQIGLDQFKLSPCILTGTPGESLKLSTDLGLNPLTGFLNMEWQQIELSRIGSYLRQAQIKGRTTGWIKTKISDHDRLDLQARADLIGTFSAGGRQITLSRAELRWDWDGFGLRSSWDLKTTQGARLWGQAASEEKGRPAWPERVKWTARWEGLDINLLKPEMPPGLRVEGKIMGQVNGEWTAGPRFHLKGGIQFAGGSLAWKDEGASFKARIKKADVGLDWAEDRLKGNLAVELEDYGKIRGDFRLPIPARFPVTWQSAGPLDLQIQGNLRERGMLTALLPDAALSGQGLIQGNLSVKGTWENPALNGNLELSEAGADIKPLGIQVREISAKGTFNQDQITITDLKMRSGTGTLNGRAILWIKDWKVARLQGKIFGDHFQFINRPGLEAQGSPDLDFSGTPGQLVVSGVLAIPEALISGGQPEGFKRASPDVQVVDAPVRSRKERVFPVQGEIRLLLGQKVRLKAEGLEGLLRGNLTVPFKNSKDLKAFGEIEVVQGNYLLQGQKLNVTRGRFSFNGPPDNPALDLLALRTIRSRQRLEDWVDEVKAGIAVTGRLQSPRTKLYSQPPLPDSDILSYILFGEPLKQGTGQQDLALLGKAAKTLLGGRMQGQLIGRLDLDTLEVRTDNNDLSRSVVTVGKYLDPRLFLGLGGSVFSNSYQVILRYTLTPHLEIETKGGTPSGGGIYFKVDFE
- a CDS encoding enoyl-CoA hydratase/isomerase family protein, whose product is MNYQHIQMEVTEGMGIITLNREPLNVLNIAMMKEINQALDSLKEEKIKLLLFKAKGKAFSAGVDVAEHLGDQVEEMIEVFHGIFRRMDALPALSIASIQGAALGGGCELALYCDLVLASEKAKFGQPEIQVGVFPPIAALIFPRITGRKKALELVLSGETFNAQEALSLGMINKVVPPESLEEELAKFCGKYLPLSGLVLALTKKAFNAGLMDPAAQGLKEIEKIYLKELMKTKDAEEGLRAFLEKRKPVWKES
- the prfB gene encoding peptide chain release factor 2, whose protein sequence is MFDLTTKKERLTVLEKMTAQNAFWDNQDQAKTVLKERGKLSQAVSEWEQTQTQLEEAEILYDLASAEGDQETLAEVETRLKELDKQVSRMEFNKLLSGEEDVNNAIMAIHAGAGGTEAQDWAEMLLRMYLRWSERRGFKTEIIDQLPGDEAGIKSVTFTIEGKYAYGYLRSETGIHRLVRISPFDAGGRRHTSFASVFVYPEVEDDIQIDINEAEVRVDTFRASGAGGQHVNKTSSAIRLTHLPTGIVVQCQNEKSQHRNKDMAFKVLKSRLYELELEKKEEKKKEIHEGQADIAWGSQIRSYTLAPYRLVKDHRTQLDIGNVDEVLDGGIDPFIEAFLWKKKK